Proteins from a single region of Flavobacterium sp. K5-23:
- a CDS encoding M15 family metallopeptidase produces the protein MRNHFKPFLVFVSFIVCFSCKAQVPLVSLIENTNHTVVSDTTFVNLKDYSADFVYDMKYATTDNFLNAKVYDCAECYLRLKTVNALIEANKNFMDKGYKIKLYDCYRPLDIQKKMWNIVPNPEYVANPSKGSIHNRGGAVDITLVDREGKELDMGTPFDFFGIEASHGYLNLTEEVKKNRILLKNIMKRYDFNSFDSEWWHYNLQSALKDKVSNAKWDCD, from the coding sequence ATGAGAAATCACTTCAAGCCTTTTTTAGTATTCGTTTCTTTCATTGTTTGTTTTTCATGTAAAGCACAAGTACCATTAGTGTCATTAATTGAAAATACAAATCATACTGTTGTTTCCGATACTACATTTGTAAATCTTAAAGATTATAGTGCTGATTTTGTTTACGATATGAAATATGCTACAACAGATAATTTTTTAAATGCCAAGGTGTATGATTGCGCAGAATGTTATTTGAGGTTGAAAACTGTTAATGCATTGATTGAAGCCAATAAAAATTTTATGGATAAAGGCTATAAAATAAAATTATATGATTGTTACAGACCTTTGGATATTCAAAAAAAAATGTGGAATATAGTTCCTAATCCTGAGTATGTTGCTAATCCAAGTAAAGGGTCAATTCATAATAGAGGAGGAGCGGTTGATATTACCTTAGTCGATAGAGAGGGTAAAGAGCTTGATATGGGGACTCCTTTTGACTTTTTTGGTATAGAAGCCAGTCATGGATATTTAAACCTTACTGAGGAGGTTAAAAAGAACAGAATATTACTTAAAAATATAATGAAGAGGTATGATTTCAATTCATTTGATTCTGAGTGGTGGCATTATAATCTACAATCGGCATTAAAAGACAAAGTTTCTAATGCCAAATGGGATTGTGATTAG
- a CDS encoding acetyl-CoA C-acyltransferase, producing the protein MIKKVVIVSAVRTPIGSFMGGLSTVTAPKLGAAAIKGALDKINLDPNLVDEVFMGNVVQAGVGQAPARQAAVFAGLPDSVICTTVNKVCASGMKAVMFAAQAIQSGDAEIVVAGGMENMSLIPHYMHLRNGVKFGPGTMVDGLQKDGLTDAYDNNAMGVCADACATDYNITRDEQDNYAIQSYERSAKAWEAGKFNNEVVPVAVPQRKGDPIMVTKDEEYTNVKLDKIPALNPVFTKDGTVTAANASTINDGAAALILMSEEKALSLGLKPLAYIKGYADAAQEPKKFTTTPAKALPKALDKAGISISDVDYFEFNEAFAVVGLANAKILNLDNNNLNVNGGAVSLGHPLGCSGARIIVTLLNVLEQNNGKIGAAAICNGGGGASAIVIERI; encoded by the coding sequence ATGATCAAAAAAGTTGTTATAGTTTCTGCCGTTAGAACACCTATCGGAAGTTTTATGGGAGGATTATCTACGGTAACAGCCCCAAAATTAGGAGCAGCAGCCATCAAAGGCGCTTTAGATAAAATAAATTTAGATCCTAATCTAGTTGATGAAGTTTTTATGGGTAATGTAGTTCAGGCCGGTGTAGGTCAAGCTCCTGCTCGTCAAGCTGCAGTATTTGCAGGGTTACCTGACTCAGTAATATGCACAACTGTAAATAAAGTGTGCGCATCAGGTATGAAAGCTGTAATGTTTGCAGCACAAGCTATTCAATCTGGTGATGCCGAAATTGTAGTTGCTGGTGGAATGGAAAATATGAGTTTGATTCCTCATTATATGCATTTAAGAAACGGAGTTAAATTTGGACCAGGTACTATGGTAGATGGTTTACAAAAAGACGGACTTACTGATGCATACGACAATAACGCTATGGGCGTTTGTGCAGACGCATGTGCTACTGATTACAATATTACAAGAGATGAGCAAGATAACTACGCTATTCAATCCTATGAGCGCTCTGCCAAAGCATGGGAAGCTGGTAAATTTAATAACGAAGTAGTTCCTGTTGCAGTTCCCCAAAGAAAAGGTGACCCAATAATGGTTACTAAAGATGAAGAATACACTAATGTCAAATTAGACAAAATTCCTGCATTAAATCCTGTTTTCACAAAAGACGGTACAGTTACTGCTGCAAACGCTTCAACTATTAATGACGGAGCCGCAGCTTTAATATTAATGAGCGAAGAAAAAGCCCTTTCATTAGGATTAAAACCTTTAGCTTACATTAAAGGATATGCTGACGCAGCTCAAGAGCCAAAAAAATTCACTACGACTCCTGCAAAAGCATTACCTAAAGCTTTAGACAAAGCCGGAATTTCTATAAGCGATGTTGATTATTTTGAATTTAACGAAGCCTTTGCTGTTGTAGGCCTTGCTAATGCAAAAATTTTAAACCTAGACAACAATAACCTAAATGTAAACGGTGGTGCTGTATCATTAGGACACCCACTAGGATGTTCTGGAGCAAGAATAATCGTTACCTTATTAAATGTTCTAGAACAAAATAATGGTAAAATTGGAGCAGCTGCTATCTGTAATGGTGGTGGTGGAGCTTCGGCAATTGTTATTGAAAGAATTTAA
- a CDS encoding class I SAM-dependent methyltransferase, producing MIHPILDAEIQEFIQKNLGIAISKLALQKNPFPTVEWISILNQIEAKEKAKEKLPVWFNSSNIIYPSKISIEQTSSERTASYKSTIVSGDSLIDLTGGFGVDDYYFSKKIKRVAHCEINVELSNIVAHNFEQLGVKNITCYADDSLTTLTSLNTKWDWIYIDPSRRNDAKGKVFMLKDCLPNVPDNLDFYFKHSDAILIKTAPLLDLTAGLSELKQVKTIHIVALENEVKELLWELHKDFKGDTTIKTVNILKDKTETFDFILNGQTEIPSYGLPQKFLYEPNSAIMKSGGFEEVSNYYKLNKLHKHSHLYTSSTLIPFPGRVFEIENSFPYNKTEMKNQLENKKANITTRNFPDTVESIRKKWKIKEGGNVYCFFTTDENNNKIVLICTKIK from the coding sequence ATTCAAAAAAATTTAGGAATAGCAATTTCAAAATTAGCATTACAAAAAAATCCTTTTCCAACAGTTGAATGGATTTCGATATTAAACCAAATTGAAGCAAAAGAAAAAGCAAAAGAAAAACTCCCTGTCTGGTTTAATAGTTCGAATATTATTTATCCTAGTAAAATTTCCATTGAGCAAACTTCATCCGAAAGGACAGCTTCTTACAAATCCACAATCGTTTCCGGGGATAGCTTAATTGATCTGACTGGAGGATTTGGGGTAGATGATTATTATTTCTCTAAAAAAATAAAAAGAGTTGCGCATTGCGAAATCAATGTTGAACTTTCAAATATTGTAGCGCATAATTTCGAACAACTTGGCGTAAAAAACATTACTTGCTATGCCGATGACAGCTTAACGACTTTAACTTCATTAAACACAAAATGGGACTGGATTTATATTGACCCGTCCAGACGTAATGATGCCAAAGGGAAGGTTTTTATGCTTAAAGATTGTTTACCTAATGTTCCCGACAATCTTGATTTTTATTTTAAACATTCAGATGCCATATTAATAAAAACAGCTCCGTTACTTGATTTAACTGCGGGTCTGTCTGAATTAAAACAGGTGAAAACAATTCATATTGTAGCACTGGAAAATGAAGTAAAAGAATTATTATGGGAATTACATAAAGACTTTAAAGGAGACACAACCATAAAAACCGTAAATATCTTAAAAGATAAAACAGAGACTTTTGATTTTATCTTAAATGGACAAACGGAAATTCCAAGTTATGGTTTGCCACAAAAGTTTTTGTACGAACCTAACAGTGCCATCATGAAATCAGGAGGTTTTGAAGAAGTAAGCAACTACTACAAGCTTAATAAGCTCCACAAACATTCCCACTTATACACTTCTTCTACTCTTATTCCCTTTCCAGGAAGAGTTTTTGAGATTGAAAATTCATTCCCATATAACAAAACGGAAATGAAAAACCAGTTGGAAAATAAAAAAGCAAACATAACCACACGTAATTTTCCCGATACTGTGGAAAGCATTCGAAAAAAATGGAAAATAAAAGAAGGCGGAAATGTATATTGTTTCTTTACAACTGATGAAAATAATAATAAAATAGTTTTAATTTGCACCAAAATAAAATAA
- a CDS encoding LamG-like jellyroll fold domain-containing protein, translated as MKKKYSNNLLLAFSLFLSFVAFSQSNQQIFVRYGSPALNIPFNGTVNFGSSTEIEFSIINVPDGNGNPSLVLSNPEVTLNNTNFVVSSRPSDFNIKKGEVSVFRLRKNNFTCNSSAQTTIVTVHSNAKNYPSFTFNITFTNKPLISVLGGTPTQPLPNGQIIPTSATGTLFGSVTAGATATRNYVIVNTGTCPLVLQGITSLIYDPATGTSGGVSPDFSIYINPTPYPSAPGTAASNIIPVGGASYFVVLFYPQSLGPGLKSALISIPNNDLTKDPYTFVVSGEVYDPTITGPGGGNPDFRLWLKSTRGVNLTTGTNSVRLWRDLGSTGKDATQIEAVKQPTYIDATSGNINYNPVVKFQNNGTTLNQFMYNIDNGYYTHETFIVMEPDVTIDGSTSPMTIISGTSAANPSYPIISGEHSGIGFGDFSNRLTGERLWFNQWQTTTTTPYFSIGDATGNYSKAGIINTRNKTTVSEGVELLFNANEIVTPLTSSSEPFSNLGYTDTSITPNIFKGTPYNIGKNINSGTTYGNLNGRVAELISYASRVLPENRPKIETYLAIKYGITLGLNGTSTNYIDSGGKIIWESGANTGYNFNIAGIGKDIGSDLNQKQSKSSNDPNAVTIGLGVIATTNNANINEFKKDRDFLVWGSDNGTFIEAGSNTIIISTGLTTVTTRINKKWKIVETKTDVDVDVENVFVGIPVTAFSTFTKDVNEEYALIVSDNDNFNDADIIDIIPLKIKIDALGNPILNKEGSQTYETWYDFDGTKYFTFGKALKATPKEAININAAGDFLVGEYALNLNSGSFTIGCWLKNNVAVVANKTIMAKGVNLEFRLNSDKKIEALWDGVSKFVSRTVINDGLWHNVVAVYYEGSADLYIDGILDSSTFDLTNPSPNYSRYSVGALYAKKGVINTPFYGEIDEIHIWNMALTSNQINYLMNQEIEKHSDGNTKGKILPQNSPSNEFKATLWSELVAYYDFNAFYGTTVEGLTGDRNFLRIKYLNKIKNITGIQTAPLPYETVANGEWNGTNSGMWKNGDIQTIPNSSSLVTYTKDVNGSPVTFNYLINGNIVKINHNVTSVGNKTVLGLFIEGTDATIYKTLSANNNTKIQVSNYLRLDGLIDLTGRSQLVQTLNSDLDPLSIGFIKRDQQGTSNRFNYNYWSSPVGPINATTNNNVYTVAGVFKDGTTIGVPENINWVSGYDGSQSPLSLARYWLYIFKNGFSYANWDPINENSLINPAQGFTLKGAGAVDIGNTITQNYTFIGKPYNGLINGNSVLPDDLFLVGNPYPSALDAFQFIRDNVSIAEGGNNTIDIIDGTLYFWEHSSANDTHYLAGYTGGYAELTLTGGTPPLAPIGISGEGDSSKIPNQFIPVGQAFFVNGYEFGAGSNAIIFNNNQRSFVKEDGVDDIPVSISNTMYKSTANKNKDHFSDNSNDIVYNNYNTKIRLGFNATNKLHRQLLIGFMNEEATDGVDAGYDGYQLDTQDNDAYFLINDLEYSIQGVGAFDASKTYPLGVKMDTKGTVQFMVDDVEFLPSNVNIYIHDKTASVFYNITKQAVDFNLESGDYNSRFELAFKIENQGTAYGNGLPETSIMVYNLDSQNILNIVNNSKENIKEVSIYNVLGQRLIAVDNTKDTNSIKIPFNVQKGLYIVKIVTDTNVVSKKVIKK; from the coding sequence TTGAAAAAAAAATACTCAAATAATCTATTGCTTGCCTTCAGTCTTTTTTTGTCTTTTGTTGCTTTTTCTCAATCGAATCAACAAATCTTTGTAAGATATGGTAGCCCTGCTCTTAATATTCCCTTTAATGGAACAGTGAATTTTGGTTCTTCTACGGAAATCGAATTTTCGATTATTAACGTTCCTGATGGTAACGGAAACCCTTCATTGGTATTGTCAAATCCTGAAGTTACCTTAAATAACACCAACTTTGTAGTGTCATCTCGACCTTCGGATTTTAATATTAAGAAAGGTGAAGTCAGTGTTTTTAGATTAAGAAAAAATAATTTTACTTGTAATAGTTCTGCACAGACTACCATTGTTACTGTGCATTCCAATGCTAAAAATTACCCTTCTTTTACATTTAATATTACTTTTACAAATAAACCATTAATTTCTGTTCTAGGTGGTACCCCAACACAGCCCCTTCCAAATGGGCAAATCATTCCTACATCAGCAACAGGAACGTTATTTGGATCTGTTACTGCTGGTGCGACGGCTACAAGAAATTATGTAATTGTAAATACTGGTACATGTCCCTTAGTGCTTCAAGGTATAACAAGTTTGATATACGACCCTGCAACTGGAACTTCTGGAGGAGTATCTCCTGATTTTTCAATATATATAAATCCGACGCCGTATCCTTCTGCTCCTGGTACTGCTGCTTCTAACATAATTCCTGTAGGAGGAGCATCATATTTTGTCGTTTTGTTTTATCCACAATCTCTTGGTCCTGGTTTAAAGTCGGCATTAATTTCAATTCCCAATAATGACTTGACCAAAGACCCGTATACCTTTGTAGTAAGTGGTGAAGTGTATGATCCAACAATAACTGGTCCTGGAGGGGGAAATCCGGATTTTAGACTATGGCTCAAGTCTACAAGAGGAGTAAATTTAACTACTGGAACTAATTCCGTGCGTCTTTGGAGAGATTTGGGTTCAACAGGTAAAGATGCTACGCAAATTGAAGCTGTAAAGCAACCTACATATATTGATGCAACAAGTGGTAACATAAATTATAACCCTGTGGTAAAGTTTCAAAATAATGGAACAACACTTAATCAATTTATGTATAACATTGATAATGGGTATTATACACATGAAACGTTTATTGTTATGGAGCCTGATGTAACTATTGATGGTTCAACATCTCCAATGACTATCATTTCAGGAACTTCTGCTGCAAATCCATCTTATCCTATAATTTCTGGAGAACATTCAGGAATTGGATTTGGAGATTTTTCAAATCGTTTAACGGGTGAAAGACTGTGGTTTAATCAATGGCAAACCACTACAACAACCCCTTATTTTAGTATAGGGGATGCAACTGGGAATTATTCAAAAGCAGGTATTATCAATACTAGGAATAAAACTACTGTTTCTGAAGGTGTCGAATTATTGTTTAATGCAAATGAAATTGTAACGCCTTTGACAAGTTCAAGTGAACCCTTTTCTAATTTGGGCTACACTGATACAAGTATAACGCCAAATATTTTTAAAGGGACCCCTTATAATATTGGAAAAAACATAAATAGCGGTACCACCTATGGAAATCTTAACGGTAGAGTGGCGGAGTTAATTTCATATGCTTCTCGTGTACTTCCTGAGAATCGCCCAAAGATTGAAACTTATCTTGCCATAAAATACGGTATAACTTTAGGGCTAAACGGAACCAGTACAAATTATATTGATTCTGGAGGAAAAATCATTTGGGAAAGCGGAGCTAATACAGGCTATAATTTTAATATTGCAGGAATTGGTAAGGATATAGGTTCTGATTTAAATCAAAAACAGTCTAAAAGCAGTAATGATCCTAATGCAGTAACCATTGGTTTAGGAGTTATTGCAACAACTAATAATGCCAACATAAATGAATTTAAAAAAGATCGCGATTTTTTAGTTTGGGGATCTGATAATGGTACTTTTATTGAAGCTGGTTCTAATACAATAATAATATCTACGGGACTAACTACGGTGACAACTAGAATAAACAAGAAATGGAAAATTGTAGAAACTAAAACTGATGTAGATGTAGATGTTGAAAATGTATTTGTTGGTATCCCTGTAACTGCTTTTAGTACATTTACAAAAGATGTTAATGAAGAGTATGCTTTAATTGTAAGTGACAATGATAATTTTAACGATGCTGATATCATTGATATAATTCCATTAAAAATTAAGATAGATGCACTTGGAAATCCAATTTTAAATAAAGAAGGGAGTCAAACGTATGAAACTTGGTATGATTTCGACGGAACAAAGTATTTTACTTTTGGGAAAGCTCTTAAAGCAACTCCAAAAGAGGCTATAAATATTAACGCTGCTGGCGATTTTTTAGTTGGTGAATATGCCTTAAATTTAAATAGTGGTTCTTTTACTATTGGTTGTTGGTTAAAAAACAATGTTGCTGTAGTTGCTAATAAAACAATAATGGCTAAAGGTGTTAATTTAGAATTTCGATTAAATAGCGACAAAAAAATTGAAGCTTTATGGGATGGCGTTTCAAAATTTGTTTCAAGAACGGTAATAAATGACGGTTTATGGCACAACGTTGTTGCGGTGTATTATGAAGGTAGTGCTGATCTTTACATTGATGGTATATTAGATTCATCTACTTTTGACCTTACAAATCCATCACCTAATTATTCTAGGTATTCAGTGGGAGCTCTATATGCGAAAAAAGGTGTCATAAACACTCCGTTTTATGGAGAGATTGACGAAATCCATATTTGGAATATGGCTTTAACTTCTAATCAAATTAATTATTTGATGAATCAGGAAATTGAGAAACATAGTGATGGTAATACCAAGGGTAAAATATTGCCACAAAACAGCCCTAGCAATGAGTTTAAAGCGACTCTTTGGAGTGAATTAGTGGCGTACTATGATTTTAATGCCTTTTACGGCACTACTGTAGAAGGATTAACAGGTGATCGTAATTTTTTAAGGATTAAATATTTAAATAAAATCAAGAACATTACGGGAATTCAAACTGCACCGTTGCCATATGAAACTGTTGCTAATGGTGAATGGAATGGTACTAATTCAGGAATGTGGAAAAACGGGGATATACAAACTATTCCAAACTCCAGTTCTTTAGTAACTTACACCAAAGATGTAAATGGATCACCAGTGACTTTTAATTATCTTATAAATGGTAACATCGTTAAAATTAATCATAATGTAACATCAGTAGGGAACAAAACTGTTTTAGGATTGTTTATTGAGGGAACTGATGCAACGATCTATAAAACGCTATCGGCAAATAATAATACAAAAATTCAAGTGTCTAATTATTTAAGATTGGATGGGTTAATTGATTTGACAGGTCGATCCCAGTTAGTACAAACGCTTAATAGTGATTTAGATCCTTTAAGTATTGGATTCATAAAAAGAGATCAGCAAGGAACTTCTAATCGATTTAATTATAATTACTGGTCTTCCCCTGTAGGACCTATAAACGCTACTACAAATAATAATGTTTATACAGTTGCGGGAGTTTTTAAAGATGGTACAACAATAGGAGTTCCTGAAAATATAAATTGGGTTTCGGGCTATGACGGGAGTCAATCTCCATTAAGTCTTGCTAGGTATTGGTTGTATATATTTAAAAATGGTTTTTCTTATGCTAATTGGGATCCTATTAATGAAAACTCACTAATTAATCCTGCTCAAGGATTTACTCTAAAAGGTGCTGGAGCAGTTGATATAGGTAATACAATTACTCAAAATTACACTTTTATTGGGAAACCATATAATGGACTAATTAATGGTAATTCAGTTCTGCCAGACGACTTATTTTTAGTTGGAAATCCTTATCCATCAGCTTTAGATGCCTTTCAATTTATTAGAGATAATGTTTCTATAGCCGAAGGCGGAAATAATACAATTGATATCATAGATGGAACGCTTTATTTCTGGGAACATTCGTCTGCTAATGACACTCATTATCTTGCTGGGTACACTGGCGGATATGCCGAGTTGACTTTAACAGGAGGTACACCCCCATTAGCCCCAATTGGCATTAGTGGAGAAGGGGATAGCAGCAAAATTCCTAATCAATTTATTCCTGTAGGGCAAGCTTTTTTTGTTAATGGATATGAATTTGGTGCTGGTTCTAATGCAATAATTTTCAATAATAATCAACGTTCTTTTGTGAAAGAAGATGGTGTGGACGATATTCCGGTTTCAATATCTAATACGATGTATAAGAGCACCGCAAACAAGAATAAAGACCATTTCAGTGACAATAGTAATGATATAGTTTATAATAATTATAATACTAAAATTAGACTAGGTTTTAATGCTACCAATAAATTGCACAGACAATTATTAATAGGTTTTATGAATGAAGAAGCTACTGACGGAGTTGATGCGGGTTATGATGGTTATCAATTAGACACTCAAGATAATGATGCTTATTTTTTAATAAATGATTTAGAATATTCTATACAAGGTGTAGGAGCATTTGATGCATCAAAAACCTATCCTTTGGGAGTTAAAATGGATACAAAAGGTACAGTTCAATTTATGGTTGACGATGTTGAATTTTTACCTTCGAATGTTAACATATATATACATGATAAAACTGCTTCTGTTTTTTATAATATAACAAAACAGGCTGTTGATTTTAATTTAGAATCCGGGGACTATAATTCACGATTCGAATTAGCATTTAAAATAGAAAATCAAGGTACAGCTTATGGTAATGGATTACCTGAGACATCGATTATGGTCTATAATTTAGATTCACAAAACATATTGAATATCGTTAATAATTCCAAAGAGAATATTAAAGAAGTTTCAATTTATAATGTTTTAGGGCAGCGTCTTATTGCTGTAGATAACACAAAAGACACTAATTCTATAAAAATTCCTTTCAATGTTCAAAAAGGACTTTATATTGTCAAAATAGTTACTGATACCAATGTGGTGAGTAAAAAAGTAATTAAGAAATAA
- a CDS encoding C40 family peptidase, producing the protein MFGICNLAIIPLRSEPSDRSEIVSQVLFGEHFEILEKQNQWSKIKMQFDNYEGWVDSKQYQVISESNYFELSNDTIILNADLIEYVSAPSNLLIPIPLGASLSFLKNKEINTTHLEFEGTKISGVKDKKELINTAFLYLNSPYLWGGKTPFGIDCSGFTQMVYKLNGFKLLRDASQQATQGEALSFIEESEPGDLAFFDNDEGNITHVGIIMENNYIIHASGKVRIDRLDHLGIYNPEINKHTHKLRVIKKII; encoded by the coding sequence ATGTTCGGAATTTGTAATCTTGCTATAATCCCTCTAAGGTCTGAACCTAGCGATAGAAGCGAAATCGTTTCTCAAGTATTATTTGGAGAACATTTTGAAATTTTAGAAAAACAAAATCAGTGGTCTAAAATTAAAATGCAATTTGATAACTACGAAGGCTGGGTGGACTCTAAACAGTATCAGGTTATTTCAGAATCTAATTACTTTGAACTTTCTAATGATACAATTATTCTAAATGCGGATTTAATAGAGTACGTAAGCGCACCTTCAAACCTACTAATCCCAATTCCATTAGGGGCAAGCCTTTCTTTTTTAAAGAATAAGGAGATAAATACTACCCATTTAGAATTTGAAGGAACAAAAATTAGTGGAGTCAAAGACAAAAAAGAGTTAATAAACACCGCTTTTCTATACTTAAACTCACCCTATTTATGGGGAGGAAAAACACCGTTTGGAATCGATTGTTCGGGTTTTACCCAAATGGTATACAAACTAAACGGATTTAAACTTTTACGAGACGCATCTCAACAAGCAACCCAAGGAGAAGCTTTAAGTTTTATTGAAGAAAGCGAACCAGGAGATTTAGCCTTTTTTGACAATGATGAAGGCAATATTACACACGTAGGAATTATAATGGAAAACAATTACATTATACACGCCTCCGGTAAAGTTAGAATAGATAGATTAGATCATTTAGGGATATACAACCCCGAAATCAATAAGCACACACACAAACTCCGTGTAATAAAAAAAATTATATAA